The following coding sequences are from one Macaca mulatta isolate MMU2019108-1 chromosome 7, T2T-MMU8v2.0, whole genome shotgun sequence window:
- the LOC100424132 gene encoding uncharacterized protein LOC100424132 isoform X3 codes for MPSDSFCLAAQARLDSKWLKTDIQFRACGQRRGGARQSGIPSDAVFRLRLPAQGLAIRSGQRPPEQPEADGGDPGQQRGRTEHRAVGRPVRAAERLVRAAAHRQGAGRVLSALLPCAVSGNDVNISPGRRFMIDLLVGSLMADGGLESALHAAITAEIQDIEAKKEAQKEKEIDEQEANASTFHRSRTPLDKDLINTGICESSGKQCLPLVQLIQQLLRLSAMARSWLTATSTSRVQVILLPQPVKQLGLQACATMPS; via the exons ATGCCCTCTGACTCTTTCTGTTTGGCTGCCCAGGCTCGCCTTGACTCCAAATGGTTGAAAACAGATATACAG TTCCGGGCCTGCGGGCAAAGGCGTGGAGGGGCTCGCCAGAGTGGGATCCCGAGCGATGCTGTCTTTCGCCTTCGCCTTCCTGCGCAGGGCCTGGCGATCAG GTCTGGGCAGCGTCCTCCTGAACAGCCTGAAGCAGACGGTGGTGACCCTGGCCAGCAGCGCGGGCGTACTGAGCACCGTGCAGTCGGCCGCCCAGTCCGTGCTGCAGAGCGGCTGGTCCGTGCTGCTGCCCACCGCCAAGGAGCGGGCCGAGTACTCTCTGCTCTCCTGCCCTGTGCAG TTTCAGGCAATGATGTGAACATAAGTCCAGGTCGTCGATTCATGATTGATCTTTTGGTGGGTAGCTTGATGGCTGATGGAGGGTTGGAATCAGCCTTACACGCAGCCATTACTGCAGAGATCCAG GATATTGAAGCCAAAAAAGAagcacagaaggaaaaagaaattgatgAACAGGAAGCGAATGCCTCAACGTTTCACAGAAGCAGGACTCCATTGGATAAAGACCTTATTAATACGGGGATCTGTGAGTCTTCTGGCAAACAGTGTTTGCCTCTGGTTCAGCTCATACAACAGCTTCTTAG gctgagtgcaatggcacgatcttggctcaccgcaacatccacttcccgagttcaagtgattctcctgcctcagcctgtcaagcagctgggattacaggcatgtgccaccatgcccagctaa
- the LOC100424132 gene encoding E3 ubiquitin-protein ligase HERC2 isoform X8, which yields MPSDSFCLAAQARLDSKWLKTDIQFRACGQRRGGARQSGIPSDAVFRLRLPAQGLAIRSGQRPPEQPEADGGDPGQQRGRTEHRAVGRPVRAAERLVRAAAHRQGAGRVLSALLPCAVSGNDVNISPGRRFMIDLLVGSLMADGGLESALHAAITAEIQDIEAKKEAQKEKEIDEQEANASTFHRSRTPLDKDLINTGICESSGKQCLPLVQLIQQLLSRAVSLQGT from the exons ATGCCCTCTGACTCTTTCTGTTTGGCTGCCCAGGCTCGCCTTGACTCCAAATGGTTGAAAACAGATATACAG TTCCGGGCCTGCGGGCAAAGGCGTGGAGGGGCTCGCCAGAGTGGGATCCCGAGCGATGCTGTCTTTCGCCTTCGCCTTCCTGCGCAGGGCCTGGCGATCAG GTCTGGGCAGCGTCCTCCTGAACAGCCTGAAGCAGACGGTGGTGACCCTGGCCAGCAGCGCGGGCGTACTGAGCACCGTGCAGTCGGCCGCCCAGTCCGTGCTGCAGAGCGGCTGGTCCGTGCTGCTGCCCACCGCCAAGGAGCGGGCCGAGTACTCTCTGCTCTCCTGCCCTGTGCAG TTTCAGGCAATGATGTGAACATAAGTCCAGGTCGTCGATTCATGATTGATCTTTTGGTGGGTAGCTTGATGGCTGATGGAGGGTTGGAATCAGCCTTACACGCAGCCATTACTGCAGAGATCCAG GATATTGAAGCCAAAAAAGAagcacagaaggaaaaagaaattgatgAACAGGAAGCGAATGCCTCAACGTTTCACAGAAGCAGGACTCCATTGGATAAAGACCTTATTAATACGGGGATCTGTGAGTCTTCTGGCAAACAGTGTTTGCCTCTGGTTCAGCTCATACAACAGCTTCTTAG CAGGGCAGTCTCCTTACAGGGAACTTAA
- the LOC100424132 gene encoding E3 ubiquitin-protein ligase HERC2 isoform X9 has translation MPSDSFCLAAQARLDSKWLKTDIQFRACGQRRGGARQSGIPSDAVFRLRLPAQGLAIRSGQRPPEQPEADGGDPGQQRGRTEHRAVGRPVRAAERLVRAAAHRQGAGRVLSALLPCAVSGNDVNISPGRRFMIDLLVGSLMADGGLESALHAAITAEIQDIEAKKEAQKEKEIDEQEANASTFHRSRTPLDKDLINTGICESSGKQCLPLVQLIQQLLRAVSLQGT, from the exons ATGCCCTCTGACTCTTTCTGTTTGGCTGCCCAGGCTCGCCTTGACTCCAAATGGTTGAAAACAGATATACAG TTCCGGGCCTGCGGGCAAAGGCGTGGAGGGGCTCGCCAGAGTGGGATCCCGAGCGATGCTGTCTTTCGCCTTCGCCTTCCTGCGCAGGGCCTGGCGATCAG GTCTGGGCAGCGTCCTCCTGAACAGCCTGAAGCAGACGGTGGTGACCCTGGCCAGCAGCGCGGGCGTACTGAGCACCGTGCAGTCGGCCGCCCAGTCCGTGCTGCAGAGCGGCTGGTCCGTGCTGCTGCCCACCGCCAAGGAGCGGGCCGAGTACTCTCTGCTCTCCTGCCCTGTGCAG TTTCAGGCAATGATGTGAACATAAGTCCAGGTCGTCGATTCATGATTGATCTTTTGGTGGGTAGCTTGATGGCTGATGGAGGGTTGGAATCAGCCTTACACGCAGCCATTACTGCAGAGATCCAG GATATTGAAGCCAAAAAAGAagcacagaaggaaaaagaaattgatgAACAGGAAGCGAATGCCTCAACGTTTCACAGAAGCAGGACTCCATTGGATAAAGACCTTATTAATACGGGGATCTGTGAGTCTTCTGGCAAACAGTGTTTGCCTCTGGTTCAGCTCATACAACAGCTTCTTAG GGCAGTCTCCTTACAGGGAACTTAA
- the LOC100424132 gene encoding E3 ubiquitin-protein ligase HERC2 isoform X10, with protein sequence MPSDSFCLAAQARLDSKWLKTDIQFRACGQRRGGARQSGIPSDAVFRLRLPAQGLAIRSGQRPPEQPEADGGDPGQQRGRTEHRAVGRPVRAAERLVRAAAHRQGAGRVLSALLPCAVSGNDVNISPGRRFMIDLLVGSLMADGGLESALHAAITAEIQDIEAKKEAQKEKEIDEQEANASTFHRSRTPLDKDLINTGICESSGKQCLPLVQLIQQLLR encoded by the exons ATGCCCTCTGACTCTTTCTGTTTGGCTGCCCAGGCTCGCCTTGACTCCAAATGGTTGAAAACAGATATACAG TTCCGGGCCTGCGGGCAAAGGCGTGGAGGGGCTCGCCAGAGTGGGATCCCGAGCGATGCTGTCTTTCGCCTTCGCCTTCCTGCGCAGGGCCTGGCGATCAG GTCTGGGCAGCGTCCTCCTGAACAGCCTGAAGCAGACGGTGGTGACCCTGGCCAGCAGCGCGGGCGTACTGAGCACCGTGCAGTCGGCCGCCCAGTCCGTGCTGCAGAGCGGCTGGTCCGTGCTGCTGCCCACCGCCAAGGAGCGGGCCGAGTACTCTCTGCTCTCCTGCCCTGTGCAG TTTCAGGCAATGATGTGAACATAAGTCCAGGTCGTCGATTCATGATTGATCTTTTGGTGGGTAGCTTGATGGCTGATGGAGGGTTGGAATCAGCCTTACACGCAGCCATTACTGCAGAGATCCAG GATATTGAAGCCAAAAAAGAagcacagaaggaaaaagaaattgatgAACAGGAAGCGAATGCCTCAACGTTTCACAGAAGCAGGACTCCATTGGATAAAGACCTTATTAATACGGGGATCTGTGAGTCTTCTGGCAAACAGTGTTTGCCTCTGGTTCAGCTCATACAACAGCTTCTTAGGTAA
- the LOC100424132 gene encoding uncharacterized protein LOC100424132 isoform X4, whose product MVENRYTVFSGADFLRPPLQSGYMDKGRLYPRSRILSTLTAGNHSSVLCVYYFRACGQRRGGARQSGIPSDAVFRLRLPAQGLAIRSGQRPPEQPEADGGDPGQQRGRTEHRAVGRPVRAAERLVRAAAHRQGAGRVLSALLPCAVSGNDVNISPGRRFMIDLLVGSLMADGGLESALHAAITAEIQDIEAKKEAQKEKEIDEQEANASTFHRSRTPLDKDLINTGICESSGKQCLPLVQLIQQLLSRAVSLQGT is encoded by the exons ATGGTTGAAAACAGATATACAG TTTTTTCAGGTGCGGATTTTCTGAGACCACCACTGCAATCAGGGTACATGGACAAGGGCCGTTTATACCCACGTTCACGTATTCTCTCCACCTTAACTgctggcaaccactcatctgttCTCTGTGtctattat TTCCGGGCCTGCGGGCAAAGGCGTGGAGGGGCTCGCCAGAGTGGGATCCCGAGCGATGCTGTCTTTCGCCTTCGCCTTCCTGCGCAGGGCCTGGCGATCAG GTCTGGGCAGCGTCCTCCTGAACAGCCTGAAGCAGACGGTGGTGACCCTGGCCAGCAGCGCGGGCGTACTGAGCACCGTGCAGTCGGCCGCCCAGTCCGTGCTGCAGAGCGGCTGGTCCGTGCTGCTGCCCACCGCCAAGGAGCGGGCCGAGTACTCTCTGCTCTCCTGCCCTGTGCAG TTTCAGGCAATGATGTGAACATAAGTCCAGGTCGTCGATTCATGATTGATCTTTTGGTGGGTAGCTTGATGGCTGATGGAGGGTTGGAATCAGCCTTACACGCAGCCATTACTGCAGAGATCCAG GATATTGAAGCCAAAAAAGAagcacagaaggaaaaagaaattgatgAACAGGAAGCGAATGCCTCAACGTTTCACAGAAGCAGGACTCCATTGGATAAAGACCTTATTAATACGGGGATCTGTGAGTCTTCTGGCAAACAGTGTTTGCCTCTGGTTCAGCTCATACAACAGCTTCTTAG CAGGGCAGTCTCCTTACAGGGAACTTAA
- the LOC100424132 gene encoding uncharacterized protein LOC100424132 isoform X5, with amino-acid sequence MVENRYTVFSGADFLRPPLQSGYMDKGRLYPRSRILSTLTAGNHSSVLCVYYFRACGQRRGGARQSGIPSDAVFRLRLPAQGLAIRSGQRPPEQPEADGGDPGQQRGRTEHRAVGRPVRAAERLVRAAAHRQGAGRVLSALLPCAVSGNDVNISPGRRFMIDLLVGSLMADGGLESALHAAITAEIQDIEAKKEAQKEKEIDEQEANASTFHRSRTPLDKDLINTGICESSGKQCLPLVQLIQQLLRAVSLQGT; translated from the exons ATGGTTGAAAACAGATATACAG TTTTTTCAGGTGCGGATTTTCTGAGACCACCACTGCAATCAGGGTACATGGACAAGGGCCGTTTATACCCACGTTCACGTATTCTCTCCACCTTAACTgctggcaaccactcatctgttCTCTGTGtctattat TTCCGGGCCTGCGGGCAAAGGCGTGGAGGGGCTCGCCAGAGTGGGATCCCGAGCGATGCTGTCTTTCGCCTTCGCCTTCCTGCGCAGGGCCTGGCGATCAG GTCTGGGCAGCGTCCTCCTGAACAGCCTGAAGCAGACGGTGGTGACCCTGGCCAGCAGCGCGGGCGTACTGAGCACCGTGCAGTCGGCCGCCCAGTCCGTGCTGCAGAGCGGCTGGTCCGTGCTGCTGCCCACCGCCAAGGAGCGGGCCGAGTACTCTCTGCTCTCCTGCCCTGTGCAG TTTCAGGCAATGATGTGAACATAAGTCCAGGTCGTCGATTCATGATTGATCTTTTGGTGGGTAGCTTGATGGCTGATGGAGGGTTGGAATCAGCCTTACACGCAGCCATTACTGCAGAGATCCAG GATATTGAAGCCAAAAAAGAagcacagaaggaaaaagaaattgatgAACAGGAAGCGAATGCCTCAACGTTTCACAGAAGCAGGACTCCATTGGATAAAGACCTTATTAATACGGGGATCTGTGAGTCTTCTGGCAAACAGTGTTTGCCTCTGGTTCAGCTCATACAACAGCTTCTTAG GGCAGTCTCCTTACAGGGAACTTAA
- the LOC100424132 gene encoding E3 ubiquitin-protein ligase HERC2 isoform X14 — MVENRYTVPGLRAKAWRGSPEWDPERCCLSPSPSCAGPGDQLHAAISHQVDPEFLGLGLGSVLLNSLKQTVVTLASSAGVLSTVQSAAQSVLQSGWSVLLPTAKERAEYSLLSCPVQDIEAKKEAQKEKEIDEQEANASTFHRSRTPLDKDLINTGICESSGKQCLPLVQLIQQLLSRAVSLQGT, encoded by the exons ATGGTTGAAAACAGATATACAG TTCCGGGCCTGCGGGCAAAGGCGTGGAGGGGCTCGCCAGAGTGGGATCCCGAGCGATGCTGTCTTTCGCCTTCGCCTTCCTGCGCAGGGCCTGGCGATCAG ttgCATGCTGCCATTAGTCACCAGGTTGACCCGGAATTCCTTGGTTTAGGTCTGGGCAGCGTCCTCCTGAACAGCCTGAAGCAGACGGTGGTGACCCTGGCCAGCAGCGCGGGCGTACTGAGCACCGTGCAGTCGGCCGCCCAGTCCGTGCTGCAGAGCGGCTGGTCCGTGCTGCTGCCCACCGCCAAGGAGCGGGCCGAGTACTCTCTGCTCTCCTGCCCTGTGCAG GATATTGAAGCCAAAAAAGAagcacagaaggaaaaagaaattgatgAACAGGAAGCGAATGCCTCAACGTTTCACAGAAGCAGGACTCCATTGGATAAAGACCTTATTAATACGGGGATCTGTGAGTCTTCTGGCAAACAGTGTTTGCCTCTGGTTCAGCTCATACAACAGCTTCTTAG CAGGGCAGTCTCCTTACAGGGAACTTAA
- the LOC100424132 gene encoding E3 ubiquitin-protein ligase HERC2 isoform X15: MVENRYTVPGLRAKAWRGSPEWDPERCCLSPSPSCAGPGDQLHAAISHQVDPEFLGLGLGSVLLNSLKQTVVTLASSAGVLSTVQSAAQSVLQSGWSVLLPTAKERAEYSLLSCPVQDIEAKKEAQKEKEIDEQEANASTFHRSRTPLDKDLINTGICESSGKQCLPLVQLIQQLLRAVSLQGT; this comes from the exons ATGGTTGAAAACAGATATACAG TTCCGGGCCTGCGGGCAAAGGCGTGGAGGGGCTCGCCAGAGTGGGATCCCGAGCGATGCTGTCTTTCGCCTTCGCCTTCCTGCGCAGGGCCTGGCGATCAG ttgCATGCTGCCATTAGTCACCAGGTTGACCCGGAATTCCTTGGTTTAGGTCTGGGCAGCGTCCTCCTGAACAGCCTGAAGCAGACGGTGGTGACCCTGGCCAGCAGCGCGGGCGTACTGAGCACCGTGCAGTCGGCCGCCCAGTCCGTGCTGCAGAGCGGCTGGTCCGTGCTGCTGCCCACCGCCAAGGAGCGGGCCGAGTACTCTCTGCTCTCCTGCCCTGTGCAG GATATTGAAGCCAAAAAAGAagcacagaaggaaaaagaaattgatgAACAGGAAGCGAATGCCTCAACGTTTCACAGAAGCAGGACTCCATTGGATAAAGACCTTATTAATACGGGGATCTGTGAGTCTTCTGGCAAACAGTGTTTGCCTCTGGTTCAGCTCATACAACAGCTTCTTAG GGCAGTCTCCTTACAGGGAACTTAA
- the LOC100424132 gene encoding uncharacterized protein LOC100424132 isoform X1: MVENRYTVFSGADFLRPPLQSGYMDKGRLYPRSRILSTLTAGNHSSVLCVYYFRACGQRRGGARQSGIPSDAVFRLRLPAQGLAIRSGQRPPEQPEADGGDPGQQRGRTEHRAVGRPVRAAERLVRAAAHRQGAGRVLSALLPCAVSGNDVNISPGRRFMIDLLVGSLMADGGLESALHAAITAEIQDIEAKKEAQKEKEIDEQEANASTFHRSRTPLDKDLINTGICESSGKQCLPLVQLIQQLLRWSFALVAQAGVQCCNLTLPQPPPPRFK; this comes from the exons ATGGTTGAAAACAGATATACAG TTTTTTCAGGTGCGGATTTTCTGAGACCACCACTGCAATCAGGGTACATGGACAAGGGCCGTTTATACCCACGTTCACGTATTCTCTCCACCTTAACTgctggcaaccactcatctgttCTCTGTGtctattat TTCCGGGCCTGCGGGCAAAGGCGTGGAGGGGCTCGCCAGAGTGGGATCCCGAGCGATGCTGTCTTTCGCCTTCGCCTTCCTGCGCAGGGCCTGGCGATCAG GTCTGGGCAGCGTCCTCCTGAACAGCCTGAAGCAGACGGTGGTGACCCTGGCCAGCAGCGCGGGCGTACTGAGCACCGTGCAGTCGGCCGCCCAGTCCGTGCTGCAGAGCGGCTGGTCCGTGCTGCTGCCCACCGCCAAGGAGCGGGCCGAGTACTCTCTGCTCTCCTGCCCTGTGCAG TTTCAGGCAATGATGTGAACATAAGTCCAGGTCGTCGATTCATGATTGATCTTTTGGTGGGTAGCTTGATGGCTGATGGAGGGTTGGAATCAGCCTTACACGCAGCCATTACTGCAGAGATCCAG GATATTGAAGCCAAAAAAGAagcacagaaggaaaaagaaattgatgAACAGGAAGCGAATGCCTCAACGTTTCACAGAAGCAGGACTCCATTGGATAAAGACCTTATTAATACGGGGATCTGTGAGTCTTCTGGCAAACAGTGTTTGCCTCTGGTTCAGCTCATACAACAGCTTCTTAG atggagttttgctcttgtagcccaggctggagtacaatgttgCAATCTCACcctaccacaacctccgcctcccaggttcaagtga
- the LOC100424132 gene encoding E3 ubiquitin-protein ligase HERC2 isoform X12, giving the protein MVENRYTVPGLRAKAWRGSPEWDPERCCLSPSPSCAGPGDQLHAAISHQVDPEFLGLGLGSVLLNSLKQTVVTLASSAGVLSTVQSAAQSVLQSGWSVLLPTAKERAEYSLLSCPVQDIEAKKEAQKEKEIDEQEANASTFHRSRTPLDKDLINTGICESSGKQCLPLVQLIQQLLRWSFALVAQAGVQCCNLTLPQPPPPRFK; this is encoded by the exons ATGGTTGAAAACAGATATACAG TTCCGGGCCTGCGGGCAAAGGCGTGGAGGGGCTCGCCAGAGTGGGATCCCGAGCGATGCTGTCTTTCGCCTTCGCCTTCCTGCGCAGGGCCTGGCGATCAG ttgCATGCTGCCATTAGTCACCAGGTTGACCCGGAATTCCTTGGTTTAGGTCTGGGCAGCGTCCTCCTGAACAGCCTGAAGCAGACGGTGGTGACCCTGGCCAGCAGCGCGGGCGTACTGAGCACCGTGCAGTCGGCCGCCCAGTCCGTGCTGCAGAGCGGCTGGTCCGTGCTGCTGCCCACCGCCAAGGAGCGGGCCGAGTACTCTCTGCTCTCCTGCCCTGTGCAG GATATTGAAGCCAAAAAAGAagcacagaaggaaaaagaaattgatgAACAGGAAGCGAATGCCTCAACGTTTCACAGAAGCAGGACTCCATTGGATAAAGACCTTATTAATACGGGGATCTGTGAGTCTTCTGGCAAACAGTGTTTGCCTCTGGTTCAGCTCATACAACAGCTTCTTAG atggagttttgctcttgtagcccaggctggagtacaatgttgCAATCTCACcctaccacaacctccgcctcccaggttcaagtga
- the LOC100424132 gene encoding E3 ubiquitin-protein ligase HERC2 isoform X13: MVENRYTVPGLRAKAWRGSPEWDPERCCLSPSPSCAGPGDQLHAAISHQVDPEFLGLGLGSVLLNSLKQTVVTLASSAGVLSTVQSAAQSVLQSGWSVLLPTAKERAEYSLLSCPVQDIEAKKEAQKEKEIDEQEANASTFHRSRTPLDKDLINTGICESSGKQCLPLVQLIQQLLSLFSDYIHTVTWWLTLL, translated from the exons ATGGTTGAAAACAGATATACAG TTCCGGGCCTGCGGGCAAAGGCGTGGAGGGGCTCGCCAGAGTGGGATCCCGAGCGATGCTGTCTTTCGCCTTCGCCTTCCTGCGCAGGGCCTGGCGATCAG ttgCATGCTGCCATTAGTCACCAGGTTGACCCGGAATTCCTTGGTTTAGGTCTGGGCAGCGTCCTCCTGAACAGCCTGAAGCAGACGGTGGTGACCCTGGCCAGCAGCGCGGGCGTACTGAGCACCGTGCAGTCGGCCGCCCAGTCCGTGCTGCAGAGCGGCTGGTCCGTGCTGCTGCCCACCGCCAAGGAGCGGGCCGAGTACTCTCTGCTCTCCTGCCCTGTGCAG GATATTGAAGCCAAAAAAGAagcacagaaggaaaaagaaattgatgAACAGGAAGCGAATGCCTCAACGTTTCACAGAAGCAGGACTCCATTGGATAAAGACCTTATTAATACGGGGATCTGTGAGTCTTCTGGCAAACAGTGTTTGCCTCTGGTTCAGCTCATACAACAGCTTCTTAG tttaTTCTCAGACTATATTCACACAGtgacatggtggcttacacttcTGTAG
- the LOC100424132 gene encoding uncharacterized protein LOC100424132 isoform X2 produces MVENRYTVFSGADFLRPPLQSGYMDKGRLYPRSRILSTLTAGNHSSVLCVYYFRACGQRRGGARQSGIPSDAVFRLRLPAQGLAIRSGQRPPEQPEADGGDPGQQRGRTEHRAVGRPVRAAERLVRAAAHRQGAGRVLSALLPCAVSGNDVNISPGRRFMIDLLVGSLMADGGLESALHAAITAEIQDIEAKKEAQKEKEIDEQEANASTFHRSRTPLDKDLINTGICESSGKQCLPLVQLIQQLLSLFSDYIHTVTWWLTLL; encoded by the exons ATGGTTGAAAACAGATATACAG TTTTTTCAGGTGCGGATTTTCTGAGACCACCACTGCAATCAGGGTACATGGACAAGGGCCGTTTATACCCACGTTCACGTATTCTCTCCACCTTAACTgctggcaaccactcatctgttCTCTGTGtctattat TTCCGGGCCTGCGGGCAAAGGCGTGGAGGGGCTCGCCAGAGTGGGATCCCGAGCGATGCTGTCTTTCGCCTTCGCCTTCCTGCGCAGGGCCTGGCGATCAG GTCTGGGCAGCGTCCTCCTGAACAGCCTGAAGCAGACGGTGGTGACCCTGGCCAGCAGCGCGGGCGTACTGAGCACCGTGCAGTCGGCCGCCCAGTCCGTGCTGCAGAGCGGCTGGTCCGTGCTGCTGCCCACCGCCAAGGAGCGGGCCGAGTACTCTCTGCTCTCCTGCCCTGTGCAG TTTCAGGCAATGATGTGAACATAAGTCCAGGTCGTCGATTCATGATTGATCTTTTGGTGGGTAGCTTGATGGCTGATGGAGGGTTGGAATCAGCCTTACACGCAGCCATTACTGCAGAGATCCAG GATATTGAAGCCAAAAAAGAagcacagaaggaaaaagaaattgatgAACAGGAAGCGAATGCCTCAACGTTTCACAGAAGCAGGACTCCATTGGATAAAGACCTTATTAATACGGGGATCTGTGAGTCTTCTGGCAAACAGTGTTTGCCTCTGGTTCAGCTCATACAACAGCTTCTTAG tttaTTCTCAGACTATATTCACACAGtgacatggtggcttacacttcTGTAG
- the LOC100424132 gene encoding E3 ubiquitin-protein ligase HERC2 isoform X11 codes for MVENRYTVPGLRAKAWRGSPEWDPERCCLSPSPSCAGPGDQLHAAISHQVDPEFLGLGLGSVLLNSLKQTVVTLASSAGVLSTVQSAAQSVLQSGWSVLLPTAKERAEYSLLSCPVQDIEAKKEAQKEKEIDEQEANASTFHRSRTPLDKDLINTGICESSGKQCLPLVQLIQQLLRLSAMARSWLTATSTSRVQVILLPQPVKQLGLQACATMPS; via the exons ATGGTTGAAAACAGATATACAG TTCCGGGCCTGCGGGCAAAGGCGTGGAGGGGCTCGCCAGAGTGGGATCCCGAGCGATGCTGTCTTTCGCCTTCGCCTTCCTGCGCAGGGCCTGGCGATCAG ttgCATGCTGCCATTAGTCACCAGGTTGACCCGGAATTCCTTGGTTTAGGTCTGGGCAGCGTCCTCCTGAACAGCCTGAAGCAGACGGTGGTGACCCTGGCCAGCAGCGCGGGCGTACTGAGCACCGTGCAGTCGGCCGCCCAGTCCGTGCTGCAGAGCGGCTGGTCCGTGCTGCTGCCCACCGCCAAGGAGCGGGCCGAGTACTCTCTGCTCTCCTGCCCTGTGCAG GATATTGAAGCCAAAAAAGAagcacagaaggaaaaagaaattgatgAACAGGAAGCGAATGCCTCAACGTTTCACAGAAGCAGGACTCCATTGGATAAAGACCTTATTAATACGGGGATCTGTGAGTCTTCTGGCAAACAGTGTTTGCCTCTGGTTCAGCTCATACAACAGCTTCTTAG gctgagtgcaatggcacgatcttggctcaccgcaacatccacttcccgagttcaagtgattctcctgcctcagcctgtcaagcagctgggattacaggcatgtgccaccatgcccagctaa
- the LOC100424132 gene encoding E3 ubiquitin-protein ligase HERC2 isoform X16, whose product MLSFAFAFLRRAWRSGEDADLCSELLQESLDALGALPEASLFDESTVSSVWLEVVERTTRFLRSVVTGSGQRPPEQPEADGGDPGQQRGRTEHRAVGRPVRAAERLVRAAAHRQGAGRVLSALLPCAGY is encoded by the exons ATGCTGTCTTTCGCCTTCGCCTTCCTGCGCAGGGCCTGGCGATCAG GCGAGGATGCGGACCTCTGCAGTGAGCTGTTGCAGGAGTCCCTGGATGCCCTGGGAGCACTTCCCGAGGCCTCGCTCTTCGACGAGAGCACTGTGTCCTCTGTGTGGCTGGAGGTGGTGGAGAGAACGACCAGGTTCCTCAGGTCTGTCGTGACCGG GTCTGGGCAGCGTCCTCCTGAACAGCCTGAAGCAGACGGTGGTGACCCTGGCCAGCAGCGCGGGCGTACTGAGCACCGTGCAGTCGGCCGCCCAGTCCGTGCTGCAGAGCGGCTGGTCCGTGCTGCTGCCCACCGCCAAGGAGCGGGCCGAGTACTCTCTGCTCTCCTGCCCTGTGCAG GATATTGA
- the LOC100424132 gene encoding uncharacterized protein LOC100424132 isoform X6, whose translation MLSFAFAFLRRAWRSGEDADLCSELLQESLDALGALPEASLFDESTVSSVWLEVVERTTRFLRSVVTGSGQRPPEQPEADGGDPGQQRGRTEHRAVGRPVRAAERLVRAAAHRQGAGRVLSALLPCAVSGNDVNISPGRRFMIDLLVGSLMADGGLESALHAAITAEIQDIEAKKEAQKEKEIDEQEANASTFHRSRTPLDKDLINTGICESSGKQCLPLVQLIQQLLSRAVSLQGT comes from the exons ATGCTGTCTTTCGCCTTCGCCTTCCTGCGCAGGGCCTGGCGATCAG GCGAGGATGCGGACCTCTGCAGTGAGCTGTTGCAGGAGTCCCTGGATGCCCTGGGAGCACTTCCCGAGGCCTCGCTCTTCGACGAGAGCACTGTGTCCTCTGTGTGGCTGGAGGTGGTGGAGAGAACGACCAGGTTCCTCAGGTCTGTCGTGACCGG GTCTGGGCAGCGTCCTCCTGAACAGCCTGAAGCAGACGGTGGTGACCCTGGCCAGCAGCGCGGGCGTACTGAGCACCGTGCAGTCGGCCGCCCAGTCCGTGCTGCAGAGCGGCTGGTCCGTGCTGCTGCCCACCGCCAAGGAGCGGGCCGAGTACTCTCTGCTCTCCTGCCCTGTGCAG TTTCAGGCAATGATGTGAACATAAGTCCAGGTCGTCGATTCATGATTGATCTTTTGGTGGGTAGCTTGATGGCTGATGGAGGGTTGGAATCAGCCTTACACGCAGCCATTACTGCAGAGATCCAG GATATTGAAGCCAAAAAAGAagcacagaaggaaaaagaaattgatgAACAGGAAGCGAATGCCTCAACGTTTCACAGAAGCAGGACTCCATTGGATAAAGACCTTATTAATACGGGGATCTGTGAGTCTTCTGGCAAACAGTGTTTGCCTCTGGTTCAGCTCATACAACAGCTTCTTAG CAGGGCAGTCTCCTTACAGGGAACTTAA